The nucleotide sequence TGCGGGATCCCGCGCTGTTCGAGCGGGCGGACGCGTTCTTCAAGCGGGGAGCGCACGAGGGAGCACCGGCGCTCGACGAGCTCGACGGTTTGCTGCGCGCCCTTCTCGACGCGGCCGACGCGGCGGCCGGCGGCGCGCGGGCGTATGCTGAGCCGGGAGGCCCCGTGGCCGCCGCACGGGCGTTCGTGGATAAGCGCTACGCCGAGCGCATCGCGCTCGAGGACCTGGCGGCCGTCGCGCGCACGAGCCGCTATGCGCTCGTGCGCGCCTTCAAGAGGGAGCTGGGCATCACGCCGGGCCGCTATATCGCGGCCGTGCGCGTCATGCACGCGAAGAGCCTGCTGGAGCAGGGCTGCACGCCCGTAGAGGCCGCCGGCCTCGCAGGCTTCGCAGACCAGGCCCATCTCGGGCGCGTGTTCCGCAACGTGACGGGGCTCACGCCGGCGCGCTACCGCGCCGCCTGCGCGGGGGATGCCTCATGAGCGCGCGCGAGGCGGCGAAGGTCGCGCGGGCGGCCGGAGGGTCGGCGGCGCGCGGGCACCTGTTCGCGCTCTTCACCGTGGCGGTGTGGGGCACGACGTTCGTGGCCACGAAAGTGCTGCTCGTGGACTTCGCGCCCATCGAGATACTGTTCTACCGCTTCCTCATAGGGTTCTTGGTGCTGTGGGCGTGCCGTCCTCGCCATGTGAGGCTGGGCGGCTGGCGCGAGGAGGCGCTCGTAGCGGCGGCCGGCCTCACGGGCGTGGTGCTGTACTTCCTGTTCGAGAACATCGCGCTCACCTACACCACGGCCAGCAACGTGGGCGTGATCGTGGCGGTGAACCCGTTCTTCACGGCGCTGCTGTCCTCGGCGCTGCTGCGCGACGAGAAGCTGCACCCGGTGTTCTTCGCCGGGTTCGCGCTTGCCATGGCGGGCATCGTGCTCATCAGCTGGGAGGGGCTGGGCACGGGCGGCGTGGTGGGCGACGCGCTTGCGGTGGCGGCCGCGGCCGTGTGGGCGTTCTACGCCGTGCTCACCCGCAAGCTTTCGCTGCTGTGCGACGACACCATCCAGATGACGAAGCGCACGTTCGCCTGGGGCCTCGTGCTCATGGTGCCGGCGCTGTTCCTGCTGGACTTCCAGTTCGGCATCGAGCGGTTCGCCGATCCGGTTGCGGCCGCGAACATGCTGTTCCTGGGCGTGGGCGCGTCGGCGGCGTGCTTCGCCACGTGGGGCATCGCCGTGAAGCTTCTGGGCGCCGTGAAGACGAGCGCCTACATCTACCTCGTGCCGGTGATCACGGTTGCGGCGTCGGTGCTGGTGCTGGGCGAGCCGCTCACGCCGCAGATCTGCGTCGGCGTCGTGCTGACCTGCGCCGGGCTCGTGCTGTCCGAGCGAGGCAAGGGCGCGCCGCCCGCGGAGGCCGCAGCGTGCGGGGACGGCTGCGCGGGCGCGGCGGGCGCGGAGGCCGCGGGTGGCGCTGGAGTCCACGGCTGCGAGGAGGCTGCGCCCGACCGGCGCTAGAGGCCCTCGCGCTCGATGAAGCGCACGAACGCCCGCGCCTGCCGCTCCAGGTAGGGTGCCGAGGAGTCCAGCGCGAGCACGCCGTCTGCGGCCTGGGTGGCAATGTGGGGGATGGCCAGGCGCGGCTGGTTCATGATCCGCGCATCCAGGAAGCTGAGCACGCCCACGAACTGCTCCTGCGCATGCGCCGCCCCGCTCATGCCGATGCTGGCGCCGGCCAGCGCCACGGGCTTGCCGGCCAGCACCTGGCCCTCGGCCTCGCTCACAGGGCGCGAGAGCCAGTCGATCAGGTTCTTCAGCGGGCCGGGGATGGCGTGGTTGTACTCGGGGCTGAACAGCCACAGCCCGTCGGCGCGCTTGACCTCGTCGCGGACGCGCGCCACGGCGCCGGGCGCAGGGTGCTCGATATCCTGGTTCATGAGCGGGACGTCGTCCCAAGCGAGCAGCCGGAAGCCTGCTTCGGGGTGCAGCCTGCCCAGCGCAGCCCCCGCGGCCTCGGCGAGCTGGCGGTTGTAGCTTCCCTGCCGAAGCGATCCGGCGATGGCGAGTATGTCCATGAGGTGCCTCTCGATCCATTAATGTTATCATCTTGGTGTCATATGATAGCACGTTTGACATGTCGCGGCTTGGATTGGCGTTGAACCGTCACGGAAAACCGCTTGGCCCCCTGCGCCTTCTGCAGGCGACGGCTTCGCTATAATAGGCGGCGATCACGAGAGCGAAGGAGATATCGGTGGCTGAATTGACGGACCAGCAGATCGCACGGGAAGAGAAGTTCCTGGAGGGTATACCGCGCCTCAACGTGGGTGCGCTGTTCCTTCCGCCCATCTGGGGGCCGGCTCATGGCATGTGGGCGGCGCTCCTGTTCTATCCCATCTGGCTGTTCGCGGACAACACGTTCTACGCGGCATGGACGGAGCGCACGCCGCTTGCGCTCATCGTGGCGGCAGCCGTTTTCGTGACGCTCACGGCGGGCACGGTGGCCTTCTCCCTCATCGGGCAGCCCTTCGCCGCGCATCGCGCCGCCTCGCGCGGCGTGGAGAAGGATGCGTACTTGCGCCGTCAGCGCGTATGGGCTGCGGTGAGCGTGGTCGCGGGTTGCGTCATGATCGCCGGGGCCACTTACTACAACCTGGCCATCCGCCCGACGTTGGGGGCGTGATGGGCATGGGGGAGGAGCATGCCGCGGGCGGCGCGGTCGCGACGGGCGCGCCGGAGGACGGCCTGTTGCCCGACGAGCGTGCGGCTGCGAGCGCATCGGAAGGAAGCGCCCAGGTTCGCGGCGGCGCCGCGGGCGCGCCGGAGGGCGGCGCTGTGCGGCGCATCGGGGTGTTCTGCGTGGGGAACAAGCTCATGCTGGACGACGGGCTGGGCACCGCCGTGTACGAGGAGCTGGTAGAGCGCTACGAGGCGCCCGGCAACGTGGAGTTCTTCGACGTGGGTTGCCTGAGCATGGATATGCTGCCGTACGTGCGCGACTTCGACGTGCTCCTCACCGTGGACGCGGTAGACGGCACGGACGCCGAGCCGGGCACCGTGTTCCGCTTCGAGCCCGACGCCATGGCGCGCCACTCGGGTGCCACGGCATCGCTGCACGACTTGAAGCTCGTCGACCTGTTCGACGCCGCCACGCTGCTGGGCTACGAGGCCGAGGGCCTGTGCCTGGGCATGCAGGTGGAGAACCCTTCGCCGGCCGTGATGACGGTGGGCCTCACGCCGAAGGTGGCCGCCGCGCTGCCCCTCCTGGTGGAGACGGTGGCGGGCGAGCTTGCGCGACTGGGCTCGCCGCTTGTCCCGCGCGCGGGTGCAGCCGGATAAGGACGGCTTCGTAACGGCACGGTTTCAACGCAGCCAACGTTCCGTGAAGCGCCTTTACAGGGAGCCGACGCCGCTGGTAGCATGCTGACCTCGTGAGGACGGCCCTTTATGGAGGCAACCCCGTAATGCCCCGCGCGGCCCTTCGGCCGCCCTTGGTGCGGCGCCGATGCGTCGCGGCCTCCTCCTCCCGTTCCAGAGAGCCAGCAAGAGGAGTGCCGAGCACCGTGCCGAACCCCAGCGAAGAGACCGACTACCTGCGTGCCATGCCCGTGCCGTTCGCCGTCGTCAAGACCATCCCCGACGAGGAGGGGCGCACCGTCGACCTGGTGTTCGCCTATGTAAACGATGCCGCCATCGCCTTGGCAGGCTGCGCGCGCGAGGTGCTCGTGGGCTCGTCGGTGTTCGATGCCTGCCCCGATGTTGCGCGCTGCATGCTGGGAGTGCTGGACGACACGGCGCGCACGGGCGCCGCGCAGTACTTCACCTGCCGCAGCGTTTCCGGCGACCGTTACTTCTCCGTGCGTTCCTACCGCCCCCGCGAGGGCTTCTGCGCCTGCGTGCTCCAGGACGTTACCGAGCAGGCTCTGCTGGACCGCCGATTGCGCGAGGAGCGTCGTCTCCTGGAGCGCCAGGCCATGCGCGATCCGCTGACCGGCCTGTACCATGTGCGGCAGGGCAGGCGCCTCGTGGAGGGCGCCCTTGCCGAACCGCGCTGGGAGGGTGCGTGCAGCGCGCTGTTCATGTTCGATGTGGACGACTTCAAGAAGGTGAACGACGAGCACGGGCACCACCGCGGCGACGACGTGCTGCGCGGGTTCGCCCAGCTGCTGGAGCAGTCGTTCCGGCGTACCGACATCGTGTTCCGCGCGGGCGGCGACGAGTTCTCCGCGTTCGTGGCCGACATCCCGTGCGCCTGCGTGGCCGAGCGGATATGCTTCGACGTCATCGCGGGCGTCGAGCGGCTCTCGGCCGAGGGCGTGCCGGTGAGCGTGAGCATCGGCGCTGCCGTGGGGAGGCCCGGCTGGTCGTACGAGTCGTACTACCGCGTGGCCGACCAGGCGCTGTACCGCATCAAGCGCACGGGGAAGAGCGCGTACCGCGTGGCCGTAATGGACGGCCCCGCCGCCCCCGCGTCGGCCCTGTCCGGGGCGCCCGAGCGCCGCAGCCTGCGGCGCTCCGCGCGGAAAGGGGCGCCGCGTACCCAGCCTGCGGCCTGACCTGCGCGGGGCCGGTCAGGCCTCTTGCTTTCCGGGGCCGCCCGCGCCCAGGAAGCGCTCCTCGAACTGCCCGGCGGTCAGCGGGCGCGAAACGAGGAATCCCTGCACGCTGTCTGCACCGATGGCGCGCACGGTGTCCAGCTCGGTTCGCTCCTCAACCCCCTCCACCGTCACCTCGATGTCCACGCTATGGCAGAGATCGATGACGGCGTCGATGGACGCGCGGTTGAACGACTCGGCATGGATGTTCTTGATGAACAGCCGATCGATCTTAACGATGTCGGCCGGCGACTGCGACAGCAGGCCGAGCGAGGAGTACCCCGTGCCGAAGTCGTCCATGGCCAGGCGTATGCCGATGGCGCGCAGCCGGTCGAACGTCGCGCGCAGCGCCTCCAGGTCGGTGACGAAGTAGCTCTCCGTCATCTCCAGCACGATACGGCTCGGCTTGGTGCCGGCCTCGACCAGGGCATGCTCCACGAACGGCACGAAGTCGGCCTCGAGCAGCTGCAGGTAGGAGATGTTCACGTTCATGATGAAGTCGGGCTGGACGAGGTCCCATGCCGCGCACTGCCGGACGGCCTGCTGGAACACCCAGCGGCCCACGGCGCCGATGAGGCCGTAGGACTCCAGCACGGGGATGAACTCGGCCGGGCTCACGCTGCCGAACTCGTCTGCGCTCCAGCGCAGCAGCGCCTCGGCGCCGACGATGCGCAGCGTGTCGGCGTCCACGAGCGGCTGGTAGTGCAAGGGGAAGCCCCGCATGCCGTCCATGACGGACGCCTGCAGGCGGTCGCTGAGCTCCAGGCGGCGCAGCTTCTCCCTCGACATGTCCGACGAGAAGAACGACACGGTGTTCTTGCCGCGGTGCTTGCTCTCCTCCAGCGCGCTCTCGGCATGCTTGATGAGGTCGAGCCCCGTGGAGCCGTCCTCGCCGACCATGGCGATGCCGCCGGACACCGTGCAGAAGTACGGCACGCCCTCGATGGCCTGCTGGCGGTTGGCGAAGGCGTGCACGGTGCGGTACAGGTCCTCCATGGCGCCGCGGTCGGCATCGTCGAGCACGACCGCGAACTCGTCGCCGTCGAAGCGGAACGCCGAGGCGTTCTCGGGCAGCAGGCGCTGGAGCGTCTGCGCGAACTGGCGCAGCACGCCGTTGCCGAACGAGTGGTCGTTGAGCGAGTTGATGCGCGAGAAGTCGTCGAGCCCCAAAAGCAGGACGCCGCCCGAGGGGCGCTCGTGGGCGAGCAGGCGGTCGAGCACCTGCAGGCACTTGCCGTGCATGAACAGGCCCGTGGTGGCGTCCACCTTGCCCTTGCGCTCCAAGCTGGTGACGGCGCCCGAGAACAGCACGGGCGCGCCGTCGTCGTGCATGAGCAGCCCGCGGCATACGATCCAGATGTACTCGCCCTTGCGGTTGCGCACCTGGTACTCCAGGTCGTGCTCGTCGGTCTTGCCGCAGAGCATGTCGTCGATGGATTCGTCGAAGCTCTGGCGGTCGCGCTCAAGTATGAGCTCGCGCCATCGGGGAATGAGCCCCTCGAACACGCGTCCGGGCAGGTCGAAGTCGTGCAGCATGTTCTCGGACACGAGCGCCATGTCCGTTTTCATGTCGATGATGTAAAGGTAGTCGTCCGTGCTGTACGCTATGGCATCGTAGAACAGGCGCGGATCGAGGTCGAAGGAGTTCAGCGCTTCATTCGCGTCCATGCAGGGCTACCTCGCGTCTTGTTGACGGGCATTCAAATTAACGTTGATCGTATTGTAAGGTCAATCGGCCTTCTCGGCGAGCAGAAAACGCAAGGAGAGGGGTTTTCGGCAGGCTGCGGCCGGCCCGGGCGCCGGTGCGCGGGGTCCGGCGGGCTCGGCCGTGGCGGTTGCGTGACGAAACGCCTGCGGTTGCGCCACAACGGCTGCGCGCGGCTCTGGAGCGCGGGCGGCGCGGTTATGGTGTTCCGAAAAGCCGTGGCCCGCGTTCGCGCGCGGCCGAGAAGGAGCCTTCCGCCATGCGAATCAACACGATCAGCGCCTACGAGACCACTGCCGAGAAGTTCTTCGGCGCCTTGGAGTCATGGGACGTCGACCTGCTGCTGGACACGCGCTTGAAGAACACGAACCAGCTGGCAGGCTTCACCAAGAAGAACGACCTGGCGTACTTCGTGCCGAAGCTCCTGCACGCCGACTACGTGCACGACAAGCTGTTCGCCCCGGCGCCCACCATGCTCGAGCGCTACCTGCACGGCAACATCGGCTGGGACGCCTACGCCGACGCCTATCGCGAGGACATCCGCGAGCGCGAGGCCGTGCCGCAGTTCTACGACCGTTACGGCGAGTACAAAAGCGTCTGCCTCCTGGGCACCGCCACCCACAAGCGCCGCAGCCACGTCGAGGTGCTCCAGCAGATGCTCGAGGCCGCGACGAAGGGCTAGCGCCCTCGCTTCGCCGGCATCGGGCGCCCGCTTTCACGCCGCCTGCGCCTGGTCTTGCGCCGAGCCAGCCTTGCCATCCGCCGAGCGGTGATTCCGTCAGCGCGTGCGATCCACGCACTTCGGGCCCGCTTCCTGCGAGACCGTCTCAAGCCCTGCTCTTCCCGTTTCCCTATGCCGATGCTCCATGGGAAGCATCGGTACGGTTGTTGGGTCTCCTTGCAAAACTAGCAATTGCTAGTATAATAGCTAGCGCACACTAGTTTTAGGAGGATACGTGAGGAGCAGGGACACGAAAGGGCGAATCGTCGAGGCGGCGTTCGGGTTGTTCGCGGAGCAGGGGTACCATGCCGTTTCCGTGCGCGACATCGCGGCGGCGGTGGGTGTCAAGGACGCGTCGCTCTACAACCATTTCCCGGGCAAGCAGGCCATCTTCGACGCGGTGCTGGCCGCGCAGCTCGAGCGCACGCGCGCGGTGTTCGCGGAGCAGGGCGTCATGACCGCGCCGGTCGAGGACCCCGCCGGGTACGCCGGTGCGTTCGAGGAGACGGAGCGGCGGGTGCTGGCGGGGTTCCGGCACTTCTTCGCGGACGGGGACATGGTCCGGCTGCGCCGGCTGCTGGCCGCAAGCCGGTACGCCGACGCCCACGCTGCGGAGGCGTTCCGCTTCGTGTTCGTGGAGCAGCCCCTGGCCATCCAGCGCGCGGTGTTCGAGCACCTGATGGCCATCGGGCAGTTCGCACTCGACGACGCCCAGGCCCTCGCGCGCGAGTTCTACGGGCCGGTGTTCCTGCTGCTGCTCTCGGACGTTCCCTGGGAGGACGCGGAGCCGCTCATACGCGACCACCTGGGACGGTTCTTCTCTGCACATGCGATCGGGGCACCTGCGGGCGCTGCGGCGGAAGGAGGCGCGCGATGAGCGCCATCGTGGTGTACGCGTCGCAGACAGGGTTCACGCGCCGGTACGCGGAATGGATCGCAGAGGAGCTGGGCTGCGAGGCCGTGCCGGTGGAGCGGGCTGACGCGATAGATGCAGGCGCGTGCGACGTGGTCGTGTTCGGCGGCTGGTTCCATGCGGGCGGCCTGGTGGGGAAGAAGTGGCTCGCGCGCACCCGGGCAGCGCACCCGGGCACCCCCTTCGTCGCGTTCGCCGTGGGCGCGACGCCGCCGGAGTGGACCGACATGGTGGACGAGGCGATGGCGCGGGAGTTTCCCTCGCCGGAGCTCGACGGCGTGGAGCGGTTCTACCTGCGCGGCGGGTTCGCCTACGAGAGGCTGAGCCTGCCGAACAAGCTGGCCATTAAGATGTTCTTCAAGATGCAGGAGAAGCAGGCGGCCACCGACCCACGCGCCGCCGAGATGCTCTCGGGGATGCGCGGCGGCTTCGACGGCACCGACCGCGCCGCCATCGCGCCGGTGGTCGCCCGGGTGCGCGAGCTGGCGGCCGCGGCCGGCCAGCCGCCGGCCTGACGGGTGCTCGGCCGGCCCGTCGCCGACCGCTTGCCGAGCCGGATGCGCCTAGCGGCGAGGGTGCGCGGCGGGATGCCGCATGAGGCCGTGCTCGGTGCACCAGGTGTAGAGCGTGCCGCCGGGCAGGTGCGGCAGGCGCGCCTCGCCGCCCTGCTCGGGGTACAGCTTCTCCACGGCCAGGCTGTCGTAGCCCACGACGGCGGCGAAGCCCAGGCTGTGGGCCTTCTCCATGGGATGGTCGAACGTGAGGTACCAGTCGCCCTCTGCGTCCTCCACCCGCACGGCGTGCACGTCGTCGGCGGCTTGCACGGGCAGCGGCCCGAGCTTCCTGCCGCAGCAGGAGACGTCGGCGTCCCCCGTGGTGGTGATGATGTTCTCGCAGGAAGGGCAAACGCGGAATGCCGTGCGCCTCATAGTGCCTCCTTGGAGCTCGTCGGGGGAGAGGCTGCCTGCCAAAAGCGCCTCGACGGTGGCGCCCAGCTCTTCGGCGAGCGCGGGCAAAAGCGACACGTCGGGGCAGCCGCCCCCGCGCTCCCACTTCGACACGGCCTTGTCGCCCACGCCCACGAGCTGCGTCAGCTGGAGCTGCGTGAGCCCGCGCTCCTCCCGCAGGCTGCGGATGAGCTCGCCGGTGCGTCTGATGTCCATGGTTCTCCTCCTGGTTCGGTTTCGCGTGCCGTCCCACGATACCCGTGCGCGGCGGCGCGCGCAATGAACGCTCCGTAGAGTGCGGTCGGCGAAGGCGTGGTCCGTCTGCCGGGCTAGAACGAGGGCCTCGGGCAGCTCGACGGTGCGGCTCCTTTGCGCAGGCTCACGGCCCCGCGCAAAGGAGCCGCGAGTATGGCAGGCCCCGTTCCCGGAGATGCGTCAGCGGCGGCGCGCCTCGGCCTTCTTCACGCGATCGACGAGGAAGTCGCGCACGCCGTCGCGCTCGATGCCCAGCGACACGGACAGCTCGTCGCACAGCAGGTTCTCGGCCAGGTCGAAGTACTTCTTGTCCGTGGCGGTGATCTGGCGGCCG is from Gordonibacter urolithinfaciens and encodes:
- a CDS encoding AraC family transcriptional regulator, which translates into the protein MDAREVRALARPDGSFVEVCSLAGNIRAFPNHLHDHYVVGALYASRRALAISARELHVLEPGDVFLVNPGDPHACDPLDDEPFAYRCANVPVAAMAALAGPDGGPADVPERARATGGAPTAEVGAVAGPSGRAADGSAPAAPAPRFAVPVLRDPALFERADAFFKRGAHEGAPALDELDGLLRALLDAADAAAGGARAYAEPGGPVAAARAFVDKRYAERIALEDLAAVARTSRYALVRAFKRELGITPGRYIAAVRVMHAKSLLEQGCTPVEAAGLAGFADQAHLGRVFRNVTGLTPARYRAACAGDAS
- a CDS encoding DMT family transporter, whose product is MSAREAAKVARAAGGSAARGHLFALFTVAVWGTTFVATKVLLVDFAPIEILFYRFLIGFLVLWACRPRHVRLGGWREEALVAAAGLTGVVLYFLFENIALTYTTASNVGVIVAVNPFFTALLSSALLRDEKLHPVFFAGFALAMAGIVLISWEGLGTGGVVGDALAVAAAAVWAFYAVLTRKLSLLCDDTIQMTKRTFAWGLVLMVPALFLLDFQFGIERFADPVAAANMLFLGVGASAACFATWGIAVKLLGAVKTSAYIYLVPVITVAASVLVLGEPLTPQICVGVVLTCAGLVLSERGKGAPPAEAAACGDGCAGAAGAEAAGGAGVHGCEEAAPDRR
- a CDS encoding NADPH-dependent FMN reductase is translated as MDILAIAGSLRQGSYNRQLAEAAGAALGRLHPEAGFRLLAWDDVPLMNQDIEHPAPGAVARVRDEVKRADGLWLFSPEYNHAIPGPLKNLIDWLSRPVSEAEGQVLAGKPVALAGASIGMSGAAHAQEQFVGVLSFLDARIMNQPRLAIPHIATQAADGVLALDSSAPYLERQARAFVRFIEREGL
- a CDS encoding viscotoxin-A3, whose translation is MAELTDQQIAREEKFLEGIPRLNVGALFLPPIWGPAHGMWAALLFYPIWLFADNTFYAAWTERTPLALIVAAAVFVTLTAGTVAFSLIGQPFAAHRAASRGVEKDAYLRRQRVWAAVSVVAGCVMIAGATYYNLAIRPTLGA
- a CDS encoding hydrogenase maturation protease yields the protein MGEEHAAGGAVATGAPEDGLLPDERAAASASEGSAQVRGGAAGAPEGGAVRRIGVFCVGNKLMLDDGLGTAVYEELVERYEAPGNVEFFDVGCLSMDMLPYVRDFDVLLTVDAVDGTDAEPGTVFRFEPDAMARHSGATASLHDLKLVDLFDAATLLGYEAEGLCLGMQVENPSPAVMTVGLTPKVAAALPLLVETVAGELARLGSPLVPRAGAAG
- a CDS encoding sensor domain-containing diguanylate cyclase, yielding MPNPSEETDYLRAMPVPFAVVKTIPDEEGRTVDLVFAYVNDAAIALAGCAREVLVGSSVFDACPDVARCMLGVLDDTARTGAAQYFTCRSVSGDRYFSVRSYRPREGFCACVLQDVTEQALLDRRLREERRLLERQAMRDPLTGLYHVRQGRRLVEGALAEPRWEGACSALFMFDVDDFKKVNDEHGHHRGDDVLRGFAQLLEQSFRRTDIVFRAGGDEFSAFVADIPCACVAERICFDVIAGVERLSAEGVPVSVSIGAAVGRPGWSYESYYRVADQALYRIKRTGKSAYRVAVMDGPAAPASALSGAPERRSLRRSARKGAPRTQPAA
- a CDS encoding GGDEF and EAL domain-containing protein gives rise to the protein MDANEALNSFDLDPRLFYDAIAYSTDDYLYIIDMKTDMALVSENMLHDFDLPGRVFEGLIPRWRELILERDRQSFDESIDDMLCGKTDEHDLEYQVRNRKGEYIWIVCRGLLMHDDGAPVLFSGAVTSLERKGKVDATTGLFMHGKCLQVLDRLLAHERPSGGVLLLGLDDFSRINSLNDHSFGNGVLRQFAQTLQRLLPENASAFRFDGDEFAVVLDDADRGAMEDLYRTVHAFANRQQAIEGVPYFCTVSGGIAMVGEDGSTGLDLIKHAESALEESKHRGKNTVSFFSSDMSREKLRRLELSDRLQASVMDGMRGFPLHYQPLVDADTLRIVGAEALLRWSADEFGSVSPAEFIPVLESYGLIGAVGRWVFQQAVRQCAAWDLVQPDFIMNVNISYLQLLEADFVPFVEHALVEAGTKPSRIVLEMTESYFVTDLEALRATFDRLRAIGIRLAMDDFGTGYSSLGLLSQSPADIVKIDRLFIKNIHAESFNRASIDAVIDLCHSVDIEVTVEGVEERTELDTVRAIGADSVQGFLVSRPLTAGQFEERFLGAGGPGKQEA
- a CDS encoding DUF488 domain-containing protein encodes the protein MRINTISAYETTAEKFFGALESWDVDLLLDTRLKNTNQLAGFTKKNDLAYFVPKLLHADYVHDKLFAPAPTMLERYLHGNIGWDAYADAYREDIREREAVPQFYDRYGEYKSVCLLGTATHKRRSHVEVLQQMLEAATKG
- a CDS encoding TetR/AcrR family transcriptional regulator, which codes for MRSRDTKGRIVEAAFGLFAEQGYHAVSVRDIAAAVGVKDASLYNHFPGKQAIFDAVLAAQLERTRAVFAEQGVMTAPVEDPAGYAGAFEETERRVLAGFRHFFADGDMVRLRRLLAASRYADAHAAEAFRFVFVEQPLAIQRAVFEHLMAIGQFALDDAQALAREFYGPVFLLLLSDVPWEDAEPLIRDHLGRFFSAHAIGAPAGAAAEGGAR
- a CDS encoding flavodoxin domain-containing protein, whose translation is MSAIVVYASQTGFTRRYAEWIAEELGCEAVPVERADAIDAGACDVVVFGGWFHAGGLVGKKWLARTRAAHPGTPFVAFAVGATPPEWTDMVDEAMAREFPSPELDGVERFYLRGGFAYERLSLPNKLAIKMFFKMQEKQAATDPRAAEMLSGMRGGFDGTDRAAIAPVVARVRELAAAAGQPPA
- a CDS encoding helix-turn-helix domain-containing protein, translated to MDIRRTGELIRSLREERGLTQLQLTQLVGVGDKAVSKWERGGGCPDVSLLPALAEELGATVEALLAGSLSPDELQGGTMRRTAFRVCPSCENIITTTGDADVSCCGRKLGPLPVQAADDVHAVRVEDAEGDWYLTFDHPMEKAHSLGFAAVVGYDSLAVEKLYPEQGGEARLPHLPGGTLYTWCTEHGLMRHPAAHPRR